In Musa acuminata AAA Group cultivar baxijiao chromosome BXJ2-3, Cavendish_Baxijiao_AAA, whole genome shotgun sequence, the following proteins share a genomic window:
- the LOC103979390 gene encoding basic leucine zipper 34-like isoform X1, whose amino-acid sequence MSRPAPLPPRCPFQNRGVTRRALESKPQTTQTDDKLCAKHHRFPSHGSLLDEQPLWLDDLLTDPEISPRGISLQRSSSDPVALLEVATSFHGPISPITEEDALSDGILHESRESEEASEIGYGFEVGNCVYGPNSPRQKTKMDDLESSVVTALLKDVPSNPLQYLTVDYPSTSVINELNEKEDSTSSGNLDSESISRRYFFRRSGQRSRVRKLQYIAELERSVDILQTLGADLAARVASLFQYRLALSVENKKLRQQLASLQQEKIIKHGQHQSLKNEAERLRMIYGRHRRSKSAALCFGTSPSVVVVDPSPIDWQTLDLGKLSLGGNQVSMKHGLGH is encoded by the exons ATGTCTCGGCCGGCCCCCCTCCCTCCTCGCTGCCCCTTTCAGAATAGGGGAGTGACACGCCGAGCATTGGAATCTAAACCTCAAACCACACAGACAGATGATAAATTGTGCGCCAAGCACCATAGGTTTCCTTCCCATGGTTCCCTTCTAGATGAGCAGCCTCTATGGCTCGATGACCTTTTGACCGACCCAGAGATTAGTCCTAGAGGGATCTCTCTGCAGAGATCCTCGAGTGATCCAGTAGCACTTCTGGAGGTGGCTACAAGTTTCCACGGTCCTATATCTCCAATTACTGAAGAAGATGCTCTGTCCGATGGTATCCTCCATGAATCACGGGAGTCCGAGGAAGCCAGCGAAATTGGTTATGGGTTTGAGGTTGGGAACTGTGTGTATGGGCCTAACTCGCCAAGGCAAAAGACTAAAATGGACGACTTAGAGAGCTCGGTAGTGACTGCTTTGCTGAAAGATGTTCCGAGCAACCCACTGCAGTATCTAACTGTGGATTATCCAAGCACATCTGTTATAAATGAGTTAAATGAAAAAGAAGATTCAACTTCATCAGGCAATCTTGATTCCGAGAGTATATCAAGAAG ATACTTCTTCAGGCGCTCAGGTCAGCGTTCCAGGGTTCGTAAACTCCAATATATTGCTGAACTTGAGAGAAGTGTTGACATACTTCAG ACACTGGGAGCAGATTTGGCTGCAAGAGTTGCTTCTCTGTTTCAGTACCGTCTTGCTTTATCTGTAGAAAACAAGAAACTAAGGCAGCAACTAGCTAGTCTTCAGCAGGAGAAAATTATCAAGCATG GTCAGCATCAGTCTCTGAAGAATGAAGCAGAGAGGTTGAGAATGATTTATGGGCGCCACCGGAGAAGCAAAAGTGCCGCCTTGTGCTTTGGTACAAGTCcgtccgtcgtcgtcgtcgatccTTCACCAATCGATTGGCAAACGTTGGACTTGGGAAAGCTCAGTCTTGGTGGGAACCAAGTTTCTATGAAGCATGGATTAGGTCACTGA
- the LOC103979390 gene encoding basic leucine zipper 34-like isoform X2, translating to MSRPAPLPPRCPFQNRGVTRRALESKPQTTQTDDKLCAKHHRFPSHGSLLDEQPLWLDDLLTDPEISPRGISLQRSSSDPVALLEVATSFHGPISPITEEDALSDGILHESRESEEASEIGYGFEVGNCVYGPNSPRQKTKMDDLESSVVTALLKDVPSNPLQYLTVDYPSTSVINELNEKEDSTSSGNLDSESISRRRSGQRSRVRKLQYIAELERSVDILQTLGADLAARVASLFQYRLALSVENKKLRQQLASLQQEKIIKHGQHQSLKNEAERLRMIYGRHRRSKSAALCFGTSPSVVVVDPSPIDWQTLDLGKLSLGGNQVSMKHGLGH from the exons ATGTCTCGGCCGGCCCCCCTCCCTCCTCGCTGCCCCTTTCAGAATAGGGGAGTGACACGCCGAGCATTGGAATCTAAACCTCAAACCACACAGACAGATGATAAATTGTGCGCCAAGCACCATAGGTTTCCTTCCCATGGTTCCCTTCTAGATGAGCAGCCTCTATGGCTCGATGACCTTTTGACCGACCCAGAGATTAGTCCTAGAGGGATCTCTCTGCAGAGATCCTCGAGTGATCCAGTAGCACTTCTGGAGGTGGCTACAAGTTTCCACGGTCCTATATCTCCAATTACTGAAGAAGATGCTCTGTCCGATGGTATCCTCCATGAATCACGGGAGTCCGAGGAAGCCAGCGAAATTGGTTATGGGTTTGAGGTTGGGAACTGTGTGTATGGGCCTAACTCGCCAAGGCAAAAGACTAAAATGGACGACTTAGAGAGCTCGGTAGTGACTGCTTTGCTGAAAGATGTTCCGAGCAACCCACTGCAGTATCTAACTGTGGATTATCCAAGCACATCTGTTATAAATGAGTTAAATGAAAAAGAAGATTCAACTTCATCAGGCAATCTTGATTCCGAGAGTATATCAAGAAG GCGCTCAGGTCAGCGTTCCAGGGTTCGTAAACTCCAATATATTGCTGAACTTGAGAGAAGTGTTGACATACTTCAG ACACTGGGAGCAGATTTGGCTGCAAGAGTTGCTTCTCTGTTTCAGTACCGTCTTGCTTTATCTGTAGAAAACAAGAAACTAAGGCAGCAACTAGCTAGTCTTCAGCAGGAGAAAATTATCAAGCATG GTCAGCATCAGTCTCTGAAGAATGAAGCAGAGAGGTTGAGAATGATTTATGGGCGCCACCGGAGAAGCAAAAGTGCCGCCTTGTGCTTTGGTACAAGTCcgtccgtcgtcgtcgtcgatccTTCACCAATCGATTGGCAAACGTTGGACTTGGGAAAGCTCAGTCTTGGTGGGAACCAAGTTTCTATGAAGCATGGATTAGGTCACTGA